The Salegentibacter mishustinae genome includes a window with the following:
- the lysA gene encoding diaminopimelate decarboxylase, with translation MTNQDLLAVAREFGSPVYVYDAEKIAFQYNRLKNAFSEIKDLRIHYAVKALSNISILKYLNSLGSGMDTVSIQEVRLALEAGVAPKDIIYTPNGVSLEEIEQVVRLGVQINIDNLSILEQFGAKHPEVPVCIRINPHILAGGNSKISVGHVDSKFGISIHQMPLLLRIVENTGMTINGIHMHTGSDILDIEVFLRASEILFDSAKNFKNLEFLDFGSGFKVPYRENDIETDIEELGEKLTQRFENFCEEYGRELTLVFEPGKFLVSEAGKFLAKVNVIKQTTSTVFAGVDSGFNHLIRPMFYGSHHDIKNISNPDGKFRFYSVVGYICETDTFANNRRIAEITEGDILAFSNAGAYSFSMASNFNSRYRPTEVLWYNGKAHLIRERETFEDLLRHQKIVDLEAPAIKATK, from the coding sequence ATGACCAATCAAGATCTACTTGCTGTTGCCCGGGAATTCGGAAGCCCGGTATATGTATACGATGCCGAAAAAATTGCTTTTCAGTACAATCGTTTAAAAAATGCTTTTTCAGAAATTAAAGATCTGCGCATTCATTACGCCGTAAAAGCACTTTCTAATATTTCTATTCTAAAATATTTAAACTCTCTTGGCAGTGGGATGGATACCGTTTCTATCCAGGAAGTAAGACTTGCACTGGAAGCCGGGGTTGCACCAAAAGATATTATTTACACTCCAAACGGAGTTTCCTTAGAAGAAATTGAACAAGTAGTAAGATTGGGCGTTCAAATAAATATAGACAACCTTTCTATTTTGGAACAATTTGGAGCCAAGCATCCAGAGGTGCCGGTTTGTATTCGTATAAATCCGCATATTTTAGCCGGTGGAAACTCCAAAATTTCAGTAGGTCACGTAGATTCAAAATTTGGAATTTCTATTCATCAAATGCCGCTTTTGCTGCGTATTGTTGAAAATACGGGGATGACCATAAACGGGATCCATATGCACACCGGAAGCGATATCCTGGATATTGAAGTTTTTCTTCGCGCTTCTGAAATTCTTTTTGACTCGGCTAAAAATTTTAAAAACCTTGAGTTCCTTGACTTTGGGAGTGGTTTTAAAGTGCCTTACCGGGAAAATGATATTGAAACCGATATAGAGGAATTAGGAGAAAAGCTCACGCAGCGTTTTGAAAATTTCTGTGAAGAATACGGCCGTGAACTTACCCTGGTTTTTGAACCGGGAAAATTTTTGGTGAGCGAAGCCGGTAAATTCCTTGCTAAAGTAAACGTTATAAAACAAACAACCTCCACGGTTTTTGCCGGGGTAGACTCAGGTTTTAATCATTTAATTAGGCCTATGTTCTATGGGTCCCACCACGATATTAAAAACATTTCCAATCCCGATGGGAAATTCAGATTTTACTCGGTGGTAGGTTATATTTGCGAAACCGATACCTTCGCCAACAACCGTAGAATAGCCGAAATTACCGAAGGCGATATCCTCGCTTTTAGCAATGCCGGCGCCTATTCTTTCTCTATGGCCAGCAATTTTAATTCCCGCTACCGTCCCACCGAAGTTTTATGGTATAACGGCAAAGCGCATTTAATTAGGGAGCGCGAAACTTTTGAAGATCTGCTGAGACATCAAAAAATTGTAGATTTAGAAGCACCAGCCATAAAAGCTACAAAATAA
- a CDS encoding 2'-5' RNA ligase family protein, with translation MPLYFLAIIPPEEISKRIKSLKLEIAKKYGAKHALKLPAHITLQIPFKIPETEEGKLIDSLKSFAENQKSFPLNLKDFGRFGQKVIFINIENHKEIINLHAELQQISMKHFSLKKHETFSKIHPHITLASRDLHHKQFPKTWADFKTREFSDSFSIENFSLLKHDGKIWHAYRDFHFNQ, from the coding sequence ATGCCATTATATTTTCTCGCAATAATTCCTCCGGAAGAAATAAGTAAGCGAATAAAATCGCTAAAGCTGGAGATCGCTAAAAAATACGGGGCAAAACACGCGTTGAAACTGCCGGCGCATATTACGCTGCAAATTCCATTTAAAATTCCAGAAACCGAAGAAGGAAAGCTAATTGATAGTTTAAAAAGCTTTGCTGAAAATCAAAAAAGCTTCCCGCTCAATTTAAAAGATTTTGGTCGATTCGGTCAAAAAGTGATCTTTATAAATATTGAGAATCACAAAGAAATAATCAACCTGCACGCCGAATTACAGCAAATTTCAATGAAACATTTCAGCTTAAAAAAGCACGAAACTTTTTCTAAGATCCATCCGCATATCACCCTCGCATCTCGAGATCTTCATCATAAACAATTCCCCAAAACCTGGGCAGATTTTAAAACGCGCGAATTTAGTGATTCATTTTCGATCGAAAATTTCAGCCTTTTAAAGCATGATGGGAAAATTTGGCATGCTTACCGGGATTTTCACTTTAATCAATAA
- a CDS encoding CPBP family intramembrane glutamic endopeptidase, producing the protein MERDDKKMGWIRVLLLIFPYVIIVGIFQIIGYIIGGISFEEELQLTTTQSFIITIATLLGTLTVLYLFMRFVEKRKFKELGLKIKDRGFDLLAGVIIGLIVMATGFFLLIVLNEINVQNFNLDLEEVLLSIGVFMAVSISEELLCRGYIQRNLMYSFNNYIALIVSSLLFALAHSFNPNLSWIALAGLFGAGILLGLSYIYTKNLWFPISLHFSWNLFQAYFGFNVSGQEFYSIVEFNIAEENILNGGKFGFEASIFSLILQIALILLIFRYYQKRKNLTENS; encoded by the coding sequence ATGGAAAGAGACGATAAAAAAATGGGGTGGATAAGAGTACTACTTCTTATTTTCCCTTATGTTATTATTGTAGGTATATTTCAAATAATAGGATATATAATTGGAGGTATATCTTTTGAGGAAGAATTACAACTAACCACCACCCAGTCATTTATTATAACCATAGCAACATTACTGGGAACACTTACAGTCCTCTATCTCTTTATGAGATTTGTTGAAAAAAGAAAATTTAAAGAGCTGGGCTTAAAGATTAAAGATCGCGGGTTCGATCTTCTTGCAGGCGTTATAATAGGACTTATAGTAATGGCTACAGGCTTCTTTCTGCTCATAGTATTAAATGAAATTAATGTTCAAAATTTCAACCTCGATCTAGAGGAAGTTTTATTATCTATTGGAGTTTTTATGGCTGTAAGTATTAGCGAAGAACTATTGTGTAGAGGCTATATTCAAAGGAATTTAATGTATAGTTTTAATAATTATATCGCTTTAATTGTTTCATCTTTATTATTCGCGCTGGCTCATAGTTTTAATCCTAATCTCAGCTGGATAGCGCTTGCAGGCCTATTTGGCGCCGGAATATTATTGGGCCTTTCCTATATTTATACCAAAAACCTATGGTTTCCTATTTCCCTGCACTTTAGCTGGAATTTATTTCAAGCTTATTTTGGTTTTAATGTAAGTGGCCAGGAATTCTATTCTATCGTTGAATTTAATATTGCTGAAGAAAATATTTTAAACGGAGGAAAATTCGGGTTTGAAGCTTCTATTTTTTCTCTTATCCTACAAATAGCCTTGATTCTGCTTATTTTTAGGTACTATCAGAAAAGAAAAAATTTAACCGAAAATAGTTAG
- a CDS encoding TlpA disulfide reductase family protein, with amino-acid sequence MRLVFIIFGILFILTPVQAQESTFSLIGKTKDIKDGSWLYFRDLVNGETLDSAKVQHNSFEFNTKLPEPRMWVMLHTKDRSKFKEVWLQDKPMCFNASNVDFQDAEVTGSVSQQLVEEEKSIYKGFDKISDAELRKRQETFIENNPSALISLRMLYEVSGKWGQETTGKYFEMFPEEIKQSSFGKRILSFSNNDNIPQLGEQYTDFELPKPDGATKKFSELTGKVTLLQFWASTCYPSKMQNQELKKLYRKYKSDGLEIVAVSRDTEQQEWVKAIEKDNLKWPQLSSLQGWEGPVFTNYGIRKTPSNYLINSEGKVVARNLSGDELEEKIQELL; translated from the coding sequence ATGCGATTAGTTTTTATCATTTTCGGTATTCTGTTTATACTCACTCCGGTTCAGGCCCAGGAATCTACCTTTTCCTTAATAGGGAAAACTAAGGATATAAAAGATGGCAGCTGGCTGTATTTTCGGGACTTGGTTAACGGCGAAACTTTAGATTCCGCAAAAGTACAACACAACAGCTTTGAATTTAACACCAAACTCCCCGAGCCCAGAATGTGGGTAATGCTTCATACTAAAGATCGTTCTAAATTCAAAGAAGTATGGCTGCAGGATAAACCTATGTGTTTTAATGCCAGCAATGTAGATTTCCAGGATGCAGAAGTTACCGGCTCTGTTTCCCAACAACTAGTTGAGGAAGAAAAATCTATTTATAAGGGTTTTGATAAAATTAGTGATGCCGAACTTAGAAAACGCCAGGAAACTTTCATTGAAAACAATCCTAGCGCTCTAATAAGCCTTCGTATGCTTTATGAAGTTTCCGGAAAATGGGGCCAGGAAACTACCGGCAAATATTTCGAAATGTTCCCGGAAGAAATCAAGCAGAGTTCTTTTGGAAAGCGGATCCTTTCCTTTTCGAATAACGATAATATCCCACAACTTGGAGAACAGTACACCGATTTTGAATTACCCAAACCCGATGGTGCAACAAAAAAATTTTCAGAATTAACCGGGAAAGTAACCCTTTTACAATTTTGGGCATCTACCTGTTATCCCAGCAAAATGCAAAACCAAGAACTAAAAAAGCTATATCGAAAATATAAATCAGACGGACTTGAAATTGTTGCTGTTTCCCGAGACACAGAGCAGCAAGAATGGGTTAAGGCTATTGAAAAAGATAATTTAAAGTGGCCACAACTTAGCAGTCTTCAAGGCTGGGAAGGCCCGGTTTTTACCAATTACGGGATTAGAAAAACTCCTTCCAATTATCTTATAAATTCTGAAGGCAAAGTGGTTGCACGCAACCTTAGCGGAGATGAATTGGAAGAAAAAATTCAGGAATTACTATAG
- a CDS encoding T9SS type A sorting domain-containing protein has protein sequence MKQLYPTNFTFTFRLLPLYRNTSLFLLIFLLNFTLGFGQGVTISSDGDEGPVFTQQQTIPLTFEFEEPINGFEEGDINTDNGDLTDFIVDPPNYKRLDSVDLSNFFLFQFEKIIISIDVNSNDEVFILTQGEGVKQLVNGELEDFIDAEFLTAPYDLAISNDDKIYIADNGTYEDENDNRIQDRRVKVFDENGNPLFDEYLGEGRRGGGKDQFYGPIGLAFDEFNNLYVADYYDGTDSGVTEPSRIKIYYDNGQFDEFFGSGDNKLKSPYRLAVNNEILYIADLGDNEGNGRVQYFDVSTFQNEIFLDVLEDENLKSPGSIVIDDYGFIYVADFGENINLSDILTIDPAQASIVFNSIKAGIDANGEIFNIDVFDKNNNYRISIKNEVDLPVDLALNNCSSLLVHNTVFSGSNVIAAQVDVDIEYYNRLPHSFTANLEITDECIPAEASVGANVGEDAECNNTPANGDTFIATWDQTKPVRDICIEDDITVPSGFVIPNYIENGEVSFNDNCGVENLTYSQTPEVGETITQTTTVSISATDETGNISEACTFDLVVEEELFIDCSDDQTEDFQGECEFELPDYTDDANFTLGAKVTQFPEEGTFITENTEITLTAELDGETRECTFIVEATNQRPALAISCPGDQTEDADANDIFEIPDYTNLANVANSCGNINVTQSPVSGTEIDENTTIILSAVDDRGVSVDCSFEVILNFQEKLFIDCPDDQTEDFQGECEFELPDYTDDANFTSGATVTQFPEEGTFITENTEITLTAELDGETRECTFIVEATNQRPALAISCPGDQTEDANANDTFEIPDYTNLANLANSCGNINVTQSPVAGTVVDENTTVILSAVDDRGVSVDCNFEVILNFTDPSAPEIECINQEIFLDEDGQAILDVNKVYNGERDDLELSLSQENFDCSNLGANTVTLTATDPVTGLSSNCSAGVEVIDPIFPEANCVAPGREFRLQNGSVTISPSAIDLNSEDNCEIARRLSEDTFTTPGIKNITLFVEDAAGNTDECATSIEILAEDDQSTEPGYTCFEGDIPDLRLDENCEINVIPDYSYLVETENFTPRFEQTEERFGETLVVTLEVINAEDNNLVGECTFSINIVDLLPPNISCPGDQTENFDPETGFEVPNYESWATFSDNCGEVSFRQEPEAGEIIYQDTTVQLFAEDANEQVASCSFELQLTEANVLNIFCQIDQNVSPDEDCSFTLPDYTDTAEVSLPGATITQSPPEGTVINENTQVKLTATLNGETDECFFMVNLVDNENPVANCVSGYVVNLDESGNATLAPEMLDNNSTDNCGIVSMALSQINFTRADIGEVPITLTVRDDAGNMDTCETTVEVVDENSGEFECRENVVVSLNENGEAMLSLQELYTGNASGLTLEASRLNFSCSDLGMVQIQLDYSGAQTGSCSINVEVRDEIPPFINTDVVELTLGDEGFAYLEEDDVLAENNCGQQFIYRFSKSVFNCEDVGLNTVNVEVEDANGNIAEKNIEVRVNGEACEIPDNEDLEFLFIYPNPNNGTFTIATPEGMQVEQVRVFDSRGRFILQKEYKDIARFYRMTIEGVESSVYTLQIFTNEGVVVKRVIISQ, from the coding sequence CACTCAGCAACAAACTATCCCTTTAACTTTTGAATTTGAAGAACCAATTAATGGTTTTGAAGAGGGAGATATTAATACGGATAATGGAGATCTTACGGATTTTATTGTAGATCCACCAAATTACAAAAGACTTGATTCAGTTGATTTAAGTAATTTTTTCTTATTTCAATTTGAGAAAATTATCATTTCAATTGATGTTAATAGTAACGACGAAGTTTTTATACTAACCCAAGGCGAAGGAGTAAAACAATTGGTAAATGGAGAATTGGAAGATTTTATTGATGCGGAATTTTTAACAGCCCCATACGATTTAGCAATCAGTAATGATGATAAAATTTATATTGCTGATAATGGAACTTATGAAGATGAAAACGACAATCGAATTCAAGATAGAAGAGTAAAAGTTTTTGATGAAAATGGAAATCCACTTTTCGACGAATATCTCGGAGAGGGAAGACGAGGAGGCGGAAAAGATCAGTTTTATGGTCCGATAGGATTAGCTTTTGATGAATTTAATAATCTTTATGTAGCAGATTATTACGATGGGACTGATAGCGGGGTTACAGAGCCGAGTAGAATAAAAATTTACTACGATAATGGCCAATTTGATGAGTTTTTTGGAAGTGGAGATAATAAGTTAAAAAGCCCATATAGATTGGCTGTTAATAATGAAATTTTATATATAGCTGATCTTGGTGATAATGAGGGAAATGGACGTGTTCAATATTTTGATGTAAGTACATTTCAAAATGAAATATTTTTAGATGTTTTAGAAGACGAAAATTTAAAATCACCAGGTAGCATAGTGATTGATGATTATGGTTTTATTTATGTGGCCGATTTTGGTGAAAATATTAATTTATCGGATATTCTCACAATTGATCCGGCTCAGGCTTCAATTGTATTTAATAGTATAAAAGCTGGTATAGATGCTAACGGTGAAATTTTTAATATTGATGTATTTGACAAGAATAATAATTATCGAATATCTATTAAAAATGAGGTTGATCTTCCGGTTGATCTTGCTTTAAATAATTGCAGTTCCTTATTAGTTCATAATACGGTTTTTAGTGGCTCTAATGTGATAGCTGCACAGGTAGATGTAGATATTGAATATTATAACCGTTTACCACATTCCTTTACTGCAAACCTAGAAATTACTGATGAATGTATTCCGGCAGAAGCTAGTGTTGGTGCAAATGTTGGTGAAGATGCAGAATGTAATAATACTCCGGCCAACGGAGATACTTTTATTGCCACATGGGATCAAACTAAACCGGTTAGAGATATTTGCATTGAAGATGATATAACAGTTCCAAGCGGTTTTGTAATCCCAAATTACATTGAAAATGGAGAAGTGAGCTTTAATGATAATTGCGGTGTAGAAAACCTAACTTATAGCCAAACTCCTGAAGTTGGAGAAACTATTACCCAAACGACTACAGTAAGCATAAGCGCTACCGATGAAACCGGAAATATTTCTGAAGCATGCACGTTTGATTTGGTGGTTGAAGAAGAACTTTTTATAGATTGCTCTGATGATCAGACTGAAGATTTTCAAGGCGAATGTGAATTCGAACTTCCAGATTATACCGATGATGCTAATTTTACGTTGGGAGCAAAGGTAACCCAATTTCCGGAGGAAGGAACTTTCATAACCGAAAATACAGAGATCACTTTAACAGCAGAACTTGATGGGGAAACCCGGGAATGTACTTTTATAGTTGAGGCTACCAATCAGCGTCCGGCATTAGCAATTTCGTGCCCTGGAGATCAAACAGAAGATGCTGACGCTAATGATATTTTTGAAATACCTGACTATACCAATTTAGCCAATGTGGCAAACAGTTGCGGTAATATTAATGTAACGCAGAGCCCAGTTTCAGGAACTGAGATTGATGAAAATACAACCATAATTCTTAGCGCAGTTGATGATCGGGGAGTTTCAGTAGACTGTAGTTTTGAAGTGATTTTAAATTTTCAGGAAAAACTTTTTATAGATTGCCCTGATGATCAGACTGAAGATTTTCAAGGCGAATGTGAATTCGAACTTCCAGATTATACCGATGATGCTAATTTTACGTCGGGAGCAACGGTAACCCAATTTCCGGAGGAAGGAACTTTTATAACCGAAAATACAGAGATCACTTTAACAGCAGAACTTGATGGGGAAACCCGGGAATGTACTTTTATAGTTGAGGCTACCAATCAGCGTCCGGCTTTAGCAATTTCGTGCCCTGGAGATCAAACGGAAGATGCTAATGCCAATGATACCTTTGAAATACCTGACTATACCAATTTAGCCAATTTGGCAAATAGTTGCGGTAATATTAATGTAACGCAGAGTCCAGTTGCAGGAACTGTGGTAGACGAAAATACAACTGTTATTCTCAGCGCAGTTGATGATCGGGGAGTTTCAGTAGACTGTAATTTTGAAGTGATTTTAAACTTTACAGACCCTTCTGCTCCCGAAATAGAATGTATAAACCAGGAAATTTTTCTGGATGAAGACGGACAGGCCATTTTGGATGTTAATAAGGTTTATAATGGAGAGCGAGATGATTTAGAATTAAGTTTGTCTCAGGAGAATTTTGACTGTTCTAATTTAGGAGCAAACACCGTGACTTTAACCGCTACAGATCCTGTGACGGGTTTAAGTAGTAACTGCTCTGCAGGAGTGGAAGTAATAGACCCTATCTTTCCAGAGGCTAATTGTGTAGCACCGGGACGGGAATTTAGATTACAAAATGGTAGTGTTACAATTTCGCCATCGGCCATAGATCTAAATTCCGAAGATAATTGTGAGATCGCCAGGAGGCTTTCCGAAGATACTTTTACAACTCCCGGCATCAAAAATATAACTCTATTTGTAGAGGATGCTGCCGGAAATACCGATGAATGTGCAACGTCTATAGAGATTTTAGCAGAAGACGACCAATCTACTGAACCCGGTTATACATGTTTTGAGGGTGATATTCCGGACCTCAGGCTGGACGAAAATTGTGAGATTAATGTTATTCCCGATTATTCTTACCTGGTAGAAACCGAAAATTTTACGCCTCGTTTTGAGCAAACCGAAGAACGTTTTGGAGAAACACTTGTGGTTACTCTGGAAGTTATAAATGCAGAAGATAATAATCTTGTAGGAGAGTGCACTTTTTCAATAAATATCGTAGACCTGTTACCACCCAATATTTCCTGCCCGGGAGATCAAACAGAAAACTTTGATCCCGAAACAGGTTTTGAAGTTCCTAATTATGAAAGTTGGGCCACTTTTTCTGATAACTGCGGGGAAGTAAGTTTCCGGCAGGAACCCGAAGCTGGTGAAATTATCTATCAAGACACTACGGTACAACTTTTTGCTGAAGATGCTAACGAGCAGGTGGCCAGTTGCAGTTTTGAATTGCAGCTTACTGAAGCCAATGTGCTTAATATTTTTTGCCAGATAGATCAAAATGTAAGTCCGGATGAAGATTGTAGTTTCACCTTACCGGATTATACTGATACTGCCGAAGTAAGTCTTCCCGGAGCTACTATTACCCAGAGCCCTCCGGAAGGCACCGTGATAAACGAAAATACCCAGGTAAAGCTTACGGCTACCCTAAATGGCGAAACCGACGAGTGCTTTTTTATGGTAAACCTCGTAGACAATGAAAACCCGGTAGCGAATTGCGTATCGGGTTATGTAGTGAATTTAGATGAAAGTGGCAATGCTACTCTTGCTCCCGAAATGCTTGATAATAATTCTACCGATAACTGCGGAATTGTTTCCATGGCTTTAAGTCAAATTAATTTTACCCGCGCCGATATTGGAGAAGTGCCTATAACTTTAACGGTTAGGGACGATGCCGGAAATATGGATACCTGCGAGACCACGGTAGAAGTGGTAGATGAAAATTCGGGTGAATTTGAGTGTCGCGAAAATGTGGTGGTTAGCCTTAATGAAAATGGCGAAGCTATGCTAAGTCTGCAGGAGCTTTACACCGGTAATGCCAGCGGACTAACCCTGGAGGCGAGCAGGTTAAACTTTAGTTGTAGCGACCTTGGTATGGTGCAAATTCAATTGGATTATTCCGGCGCACAAACCGGCAGCTGTTCAATAAATGTTGAAGTTCGGGATGAAATTCCGCCGTTTATCAATACAGATGTTGTAGAACTTACTTTAGGTGATGAAGGTTTTGCTTATTTGGAAGAAGATGATGTTTTAGCTGAAAATAATTGCGGTCAGCAATTCATTTACCGTTTTAGTAAGTCGGTTTTTAATTGTGAAGATGTAGGTTTAAATACGGTAAATGTTGAGGTAGAAGACGCAAATGGGAATATAGCCGAAAAAAATATTGAGGTGAGAGTTAACGGGGAAGCTTGCGAAATTCCCGATAACGAAGACCTGGAATTTCTATTTATCTATCCTAATCCCAATAACGGAACTTTCACCATCGCCACCCCGGAAGGAATGCAAGTAGAACAGGTGCGTGTTTTCGATTCCAGGGGACGCTTTATTCTGCAGAAAGAGTATAAAGACATCGCCCGTTTCTACAGAATGACTATTGAAGGCGTAGAATCATCGGTTTACACCCTGCAGATCTTTACCAATGAAGGAGTAGTGGTAAAAAGGGTGATTATTAGTCAGTAG
- a CDS encoding L,D-transpeptidase, which produces MKQKYTKLSLLFIGLFIIIFSACKNDNTQEKQKEKEMPTTQLDTIAMEPPVFKTTYRLDSISSREHLDSLQNSFSEEERKLVYALNRIDAHRIKPGTQLIIPDSLVNDLNLYSPFPKSLDPLDSIGKTVVISQRIQAFALYENGNLLQWGPVSTGKQTTGTPSGLYYGNYKAKRKISTIDESWVMPYYFNFMNFEGIGTHEYTLPGYPASHGCVRMYREDAKFIYEWASMWELENDVIVQNGTPFMVIGEYDFNEVQPWLKLAEDNKFNELNPEEMDTIKVYAQRYKNDPLNFKFEDLNEKEIVL; this is translated from the coding sequence TTGAAACAAAAATACACGAAACTAAGCCTGTTATTTATAGGGCTTTTTATAATAATTTTTTCCGCTTGTAAGAACGATAATACACAGGAAAAACAAAAGGAAAAGGAAATGCCAACTACGCAACTGGACACCATTGCCATGGAACCACCGGTTTTTAAAACTACCTACAGGCTGGATTCTATTTCCAGCCGGGAGCACCTTGACAGTCTGCAAAACAGCTTCTCTGAAGAAGAGCGAAAACTGGTGTATGCGCTAAATAGAATTGATGCGCACCGAATTAAACCCGGAACCCAACTTATAATCCCCGATTCCCTGGTAAATGATCTTAATTTATATTCCCCATTTCCAAAGAGTTTAGATCCTTTAGATTCTATAGGGAAAACCGTGGTAATTTCGCAGCGTATCCAGGCATTCGCGCTTTATGAAAACGGAAATTTACTGCAATGGGGACCTGTGAGTACCGGAAAACAAACTACAGGTACACCATCTGGTCTTTATTACGGAAATTATAAAGCTAAGCGAAAAATAAGCACCATAGACGAATCCTGGGTAATGCCTTATTATTTCAATTTTATGAATTTTGAAGGAATTGGTACCCACGAATATACCCTTCCGGGTTATCCTGCCAGCCACGGTTGTGTAAGAATGTACAGGGAAGATGCTAAATTTATTTACGAATGGGCCAGTATGTGGGAATTAGAGAACGATGTAATTGTACAAAATGGTACTCCGTTTATGGTCATTGGGGAATATGATTTTAATGAAGTTCAACCCTGGCTAAAACTTGCTGAAGACAATAAGTTTAACGAGCTAAATCCTGAAGAAATGGACACGATTAAGGTGTATGCCCAGCGCTATAAAAACGATCCTTTGAATTTTAAATTTGAAGATCTAAACGAGAAAGAAATCGTGCTTTAA